From one Cynocephalus volans isolate mCynVol1 chromosome X, mCynVol1.pri, whole genome shotgun sequence genomic stretch:
- the GPR173 gene encoding probable G-protein coupled receptor 173 codes for MANTTGEPEEVSGALSPPSASAYVKLVLLGLIMCVSLAGNAILSLLVLKERALHKAPYYFLLDLCLADGIRSAVCFPFVLASVRHGSSWTFSALSCKIVAFMAVLFCFHAAFMLFCISVTRYMAIAHHRFYAKRMTLWTCAAVICMAWTLSVAMAFPPVFDVGTYKFIREEDQCIFEHRYFKANDTLGFMLMLAVLMAATHAVYGKLLLFEYRHRKMKPVQMVPAISQNWTFHGPGATGQAAANWIAGFGRGPMPPTLLGIRQNGHAASRRLLGMDEVKGEKQLGRMFYAITLLFLLLWSPYIVACYWRVFVKACAVPHRYLATAVWMSFAQAAVNPIVCFLLNKDLKKCLRTHAPCWSTGGAPAPREPYCVM; via the coding sequence ATGGCCAACACCACTGGAGAGCCCGAGGAGGTGAGCGGCGCACTATCCCCACCGTCAGCGTCGGCTTATGTGAAGCTGGTGCTGCTGGGACTGATCATGTGCGTGAGCCTGGCAGGCAACGCCATCTTGTCCCTGCTGGTGCTCAAGGAGCGTGCTCTGCACAAGGCTCCTTACTACTTTCTGCTGGACCTGTGCCTGGCCGATGGTATACGCTCTGCCGTCTGCTTCCCCTTTGTGCTGGCTTCTGTGCGCCACGGCTCCTCATGGACCTTCAGTGCGCTCAGCTGCAAGATTGTGGCCTTTATGGCTGTGCTCTTTTGCTTCCATGCAGCCTTCATGCTGTTCTGCATCAGCGTCACCCGCTACATGGCCATCGCCCACCACCGCTTCTATGCCAAGCGCATGACACTCTGGACATGCGCAGCTGTCATCTGCATGGCCTGGACCCTGTCTGTGGCCATGGCCTTCCCACCCGTTTTCGACGTGGGCACCTACAAGTTTATCCGGGAGGAGGACCAGTGCATCTTTGAGCATCGCTACTTCAAGGCCAATGACACGCTAGGCTTCATGCTTATGTTGGCTGTGCTCATGGCAGCCACACATGCTGTCTATGGCAAGCTACTCCTCTTCGAGTATCGTCACCGCAAGATGAAGCCAGTGCAGATGGTGCCAGCCATCAGCCAGAACTGGACATTCCATGGCCCTGGGGCCACCGGCCAGGCTGCTGCCAACTGGATCGCCGGCTTTGGCCGTGGGCCCATGCCACCAACCCTGCTGGGTATCCGGCAGAATGGGCATGCAGCCAGCCGGCGGCTGCTGGGCATGGACGAGGTCAAGGGTGAAAAGCAGCTGGGCCGCATGTTCTACGCGATCACACTGCTCTTCCTGCTCCTCTGGTCACCCTACATTGTGGCCTGCTACTGGCGAGTGTTTGTGAAAGCCTGCGCTGTGCCCCACCGCTACCTGGCCACTGCTGTTTGGATGAGCTTCGCCCAGGCTGCCGTCAACCCAATCGTCTGCTTCCTGCTCAACAAGGACCTCAAGAAGTGCCTGAGGACTCACGCCCCCTGCTGGAGCACAGGAGGTGCACCAGCTCCCAGAGAACCCTACTGTGTCATGTGA
- the TSPYL2 gene encoding testis-specific Y-encoded-like protein 2 isoform X1, which yields MDRPDEGPPSKTRRLSSARSPQRDPPPPPPPPPLWRLPLPPPQQRPRLQEETEAAQVLADMRGVGLDPALPPPPPYVILEEGGIRAYFTLGAGGPGWEPATESGYGEAPPHTGSLETFPPSEASGGSLEIHFQVIEPSSLAGEKALETCSAEGWGSQRLVGPKRKEEAVIIVEDEDEDEKEAVRSRRRRRRRRRKQRKAKKRSTERNVEGMESILQALESIQLDLEVVNIKADKAFLRLKRKFIQMRRPFLERRDLIIQHIPGFWVKAFLNHPRISILINQRDEDIFRYLTNLQVQDLRHISMGYKMKLYFQTNPYFTNMVIVKEFQRNRLGRLVSHSTPIRWHRGQEPQSHRYRNQDTRQSFFSWFSDHSLPEGDRIAEIIKNDLWVNPVRYYMREGGYRANRKKQEEKERLPHRKIKHEYEVVIMEDTNNHYAAEDIFSEISDIDETTDNETVHDIKISDFMETTDYFETTDNEITDFNENLCDYESPAHNENPNKIADDTETTDNNESANDNESPDDNSENLKDSNKNIDDNENLDNSEYPNDNEENPEDNNENADGDKSLQGGNQGSSGNNQDSSDSDNEGDEGSDDEDNDGNEGDNEGSDDDGNEGDNEGSDDDDRDIEYYKNDIQDLDKDQKNSTNQYDYEDEVEIISEESVEEEEESSGEAGSKHHVADYEEEGSYEEEGSYEEEGSEDNWEGGEDWEDSDLEEVLHIPNAWSTPLGKGGKTG from the exons ATGGACCGCCCAGACGAGGGGCCTCCGTCCAAGACCCGCCGCCTGAGCAGCGCCCGGTCCCCTCAGCGGGacccgccgccgcccccgccccccccaccgCTCTGGCGACTgcccctgcctccaccccagcAGCGCCCAAGGCTCCAGGAGGAAACCGAGGCGGCACAGGTGCTGGCTGACATGAGAGGGGTGGGACTGGACCCCGCGCTGCCCCCGCCGCCGCCCTATGTTATTCTCGAAGAGGGAGGGATCCGCGCGTACTTCACCCTGGGCGCTGGGGGTCCCGGCTGGGAGCCTGCAACCGAGTCAGGGTACGGGGAGGCACCCCCCCACACAGGGAGCCTGGAAACATTCCCCCCTTCCGAGGCCTCCGGGGGAAGCCTGGAAATTCACTTTCAGGTTATTGAGCCCAGCAGCCTTGCTGGAGAGAAGGCCCTAGAAACCTGTAGCGCAGAGGGGTGGGGGTCCCAGAGGTTAGTGGGcccaaagaggaaggaagaggctgTCATCATAGTGGAagatgaggatgaggatgagAAAGAAGCtgtgaggagcaggaggaggaggaggaggaggaggaggaagcagaggaaggcaaagaagagaagcacagagagaaatgtCGAGGGGATGGAGAGCATCCTGCAGGCCCTGGAGAGCATTCAACTGGACCTGGAGGTGGTGAACATCAAGGCAGACAAGGCCTTCCTCCGTCTCAAGCGCAAGTTCATCCAGATGCGAAGACCCTTCCTGGAGCGCAGAGACCTTATCATCCAGCATATCCCAGGCTTCTGGGTCAAAGCA TTCCTCAACCACCCCAGAATTTCAATCTTGATCAACCAACGTGATGAAGACATTTTCCGCTACTTGACCAACCTGCAG GTACAGGATCTCAGACATATCTCCATGGGCTACAAAATGAAGCTGTACTTCCAGACAAACCCCTACTTTACAAACATGGTGATCGTCAAGGAGTTCCAACGTAACCGCTTGG GCCGTCTGGTGTCTCACTCCACCCCTATCCGCTGGCACCGGGGCCAGGAACCCCAGTCCCACAGGTACAGGAATCAGGACACCAGGCAGAGCTTCTTCAGCTGGTTCTCTGACCACAGCCTCCCAGAGGGTGACAGGATTGCTGAG ATTATCAAGAATGACCTGTGGGTTAACCCTGTACGCTACTACATGAGAGAAGGGGGCTACAGGGCGAACAGAAAGAagcaagaagagaaggaaag GCTTCCCCACAGGAAAATCAAGCATGAATATGAGGTGGTGATCATGGAAGACACTAACAACCATTATGCAGCGGAAGATATTTTCAGCGAGATCTCAGACATTGATGAGACCACCGACAATGAAACCGTTCATGACATCAAGATCTCTGATTTCATGGAGACCACTGACTACTTCGAGACCACTGACAATGAGATAACTGACTTCAATGAGAACCTCTGTGACTATGAGAGCCCTGCCCACAATGAGAACCCCAACAAGATTGCTGATGACACTGAGACCACTGACAACAATGAGAGTGCCAATGACAACGAGAGCCCTGATGACAACAGCGAGAACCTCAAAGACAGTAACAAGAACATCGATGACAATGAGAATCTCGACAACAGTGAATACCCTAATGACAACGAAGAGAACCCTGAAGACAACAATGAGAACGCTGATGGTGACAAGAGCCTCCAAGGTGGCAACCAGGGCAGCAGTGGCAACAACCAAGACAGCAGTGACAGTGACAATGAAGGAGATGAAGGCAGTGATGATGAAGATAATGATGGCAATGAAGGTGACAATGAAGGCAGTGATGATGATGGCAATGAAGGTGACAATGAGGGCAGCGATGATGATGACAGAGACATTGAGTATTACAAGAATGACATTCAAGACCTTGACAAGGATCAGAAAAACAGCACCAACCAGTATGACTATGAGGATGAGGTAGAGATCATCTCAGAAGAATcagtggaggaagaagaggagagcaGTGGGGAAG CAGGGAGCAAGCACCATGTGGCCGACTATGAGGAGGAAGGAAGCTACGAGGAGGAAGGAAGCTACGAGGAGGAAGGAAGCGAAGACAACTGGGAAGGAGGGGAAGACTGGGAAGACTCCGACTTGGAGGAGGTGCTTCATATCCCAAACGCTTGGTCCACCCCTCTGGGGAAGGGGGGGAAAACCGGATAA
- the TSPYL2 gene encoding testis-specific Y-encoded-like protein 2 isoform X2, whose amino-acid sequence MDRPDEGPPSKTRRLSSARSPQRDPPPPPPPPPLWRLPLPPPQQRPRLQEETEAAQVLADMRGVGLDPALPPPPPYVILEEGGIRAYFTLGAGGPGWEPATESGYGEAPPHTGSLETFPPSEASGGSLEIHFQVIEPSSLAGEKALETCSAEGWGSQRLVGPKRKEEAVIIVEDEDEDEKEAVRSRRRRRRRRRKQRKAKKRSTERNVEGMESILQALESIQLDLEVVNIKADKAFLRLKRKFIQMRRPFLERRDLIIQHIPGFWVKAFLNHPRISILINQRDEDIFRYLTNLQVQDLRHISMGYKMKLYFQTNPYFTNMVIVKEFQRNRLGRLVSHSTPIRWHRGQEPQSHRYRNQDTRQSFFSWFSDHSLPEGDRIAEIIKNDLWVNPVRYYMREGGYRANRKKQEEKERLPHRKIKHEYEVVIMEDTNNHYAAEDIFSEISDIDETTDNETVHDIKISDFMETTDYFETTDNEITDFNENLCDYESPAHNENPNKIADDTETTDNNESANDNESPDDNSENLKDSNKNIDDNENLDNSEYPNDNEENPEDNNENADGDKSLQGGNQGSSGNNQDSSDSDNEGDEGSDDEDNDGNEGDNEGSDDDGNEGDNEGSDDDDRDIEYYKNDIQDLDKDQKNSTNQYDYEDEVEIISEESVEEEEESSGEGSKHHVADYEEEGSYEEEGSYEEEGSEDNWEGGEDWEDSDLEEVLHIPNAWSTPLGKGGKTG is encoded by the exons ATGGACCGCCCAGACGAGGGGCCTCCGTCCAAGACCCGCCGCCTGAGCAGCGCCCGGTCCCCTCAGCGGGacccgccgccgcccccgccccccccaccgCTCTGGCGACTgcccctgcctccaccccagcAGCGCCCAAGGCTCCAGGAGGAAACCGAGGCGGCACAGGTGCTGGCTGACATGAGAGGGGTGGGACTGGACCCCGCGCTGCCCCCGCCGCCGCCCTATGTTATTCTCGAAGAGGGAGGGATCCGCGCGTACTTCACCCTGGGCGCTGGGGGTCCCGGCTGGGAGCCTGCAACCGAGTCAGGGTACGGGGAGGCACCCCCCCACACAGGGAGCCTGGAAACATTCCCCCCTTCCGAGGCCTCCGGGGGAAGCCTGGAAATTCACTTTCAGGTTATTGAGCCCAGCAGCCTTGCTGGAGAGAAGGCCCTAGAAACCTGTAGCGCAGAGGGGTGGGGGTCCCAGAGGTTAGTGGGcccaaagaggaaggaagaggctgTCATCATAGTGGAagatgaggatgaggatgagAAAGAAGCtgtgaggagcaggaggaggaggaggaggaggaggaggaagcagaggaaggcaaagaagagaagcacagagagaaatgtCGAGGGGATGGAGAGCATCCTGCAGGCCCTGGAGAGCATTCAACTGGACCTGGAGGTGGTGAACATCAAGGCAGACAAGGCCTTCCTCCGTCTCAAGCGCAAGTTCATCCAGATGCGAAGACCCTTCCTGGAGCGCAGAGACCTTATCATCCAGCATATCCCAGGCTTCTGGGTCAAAGCA TTCCTCAACCACCCCAGAATTTCAATCTTGATCAACCAACGTGATGAAGACATTTTCCGCTACTTGACCAACCTGCAG GTACAGGATCTCAGACATATCTCCATGGGCTACAAAATGAAGCTGTACTTCCAGACAAACCCCTACTTTACAAACATGGTGATCGTCAAGGAGTTCCAACGTAACCGCTTGG GCCGTCTGGTGTCTCACTCCACCCCTATCCGCTGGCACCGGGGCCAGGAACCCCAGTCCCACAGGTACAGGAATCAGGACACCAGGCAGAGCTTCTTCAGCTGGTTCTCTGACCACAGCCTCCCAGAGGGTGACAGGATTGCTGAG ATTATCAAGAATGACCTGTGGGTTAACCCTGTACGCTACTACATGAGAGAAGGGGGCTACAGGGCGAACAGAAAGAagcaagaagagaaggaaag GCTTCCCCACAGGAAAATCAAGCATGAATATGAGGTGGTGATCATGGAAGACACTAACAACCATTATGCAGCGGAAGATATTTTCAGCGAGATCTCAGACATTGATGAGACCACCGACAATGAAACCGTTCATGACATCAAGATCTCTGATTTCATGGAGACCACTGACTACTTCGAGACCACTGACAATGAGATAACTGACTTCAATGAGAACCTCTGTGACTATGAGAGCCCTGCCCACAATGAGAACCCCAACAAGATTGCTGATGACACTGAGACCACTGACAACAATGAGAGTGCCAATGACAACGAGAGCCCTGATGACAACAGCGAGAACCTCAAAGACAGTAACAAGAACATCGATGACAATGAGAATCTCGACAACAGTGAATACCCTAATGACAACGAAGAGAACCCTGAAGACAACAATGAGAACGCTGATGGTGACAAGAGCCTCCAAGGTGGCAACCAGGGCAGCAGTGGCAACAACCAAGACAGCAGTGACAGTGACAATGAAGGAGATGAAGGCAGTGATGATGAAGATAATGATGGCAATGAAGGTGACAATGAAGGCAGTGATGATGATGGCAATGAAGGTGACAATGAGGGCAGCGATGATGATGACAGAGACATTGAGTATTACAAGAATGACATTCAAGACCTTGACAAGGATCAGAAAAACAGCACCAACCAGTATGACTATGAGGATGAGGTAGAGATCATCTCAGAAGAATcagtggaggaagaagaggagagcaGTGGGGAAG GGAGCAAGCACCATGTGGCCGACTATGAGGAGGAAGGAAGCTACGAGGAGGAAGGAAGCTACGAGGAGGAAGGAAGCGAAGACAACTGGGAAGGAGGGGAAGACTGGGAAGACTCCGACTTGGAGGAGGTGCTTCATATCCCAAACGCTTGGTCCACCCCTCTGGGGAAGGGGGGGAAAACCGGATAA